A DNA window from Bdellovibrio sp. BCCA contains the following coding sequences:
- the galU gene encoding UTP--glucose-1-phosphate uridylyltransferase GalU: MSKIKKAIIPAAGLGTRFLPATKTVPKEMLTIVDAPIILYVVEEAVQAGIEDIVLIAGRGKHAIEDFFDTSYELEDKLAKDGKEKLLERVTKIREKANIISIRQKQAMGLGHAVLCGLPIIGKEPFAVLLGDEITMGFHGEPNVTSQLVSSFEETGTSTISVMKVSEKDVSKYGIAEVEENPKGFFKVTSLIEKPKPTETKSRWALPGRYAFDNSIMDILHSAKPTLNGEIQLTDSMKVLCQSKGLNAMTFTAKRYDAGDKIGYLQANIELALQNPELGADLKNYILHLAQNLK; this comes from the coding sequence ATGTCGAAGATTAAAAAAGCCATCATCCCAGCCGCAGGTCTAGGTACTCGTTTTTTACCTGCCACTAAAACAGTTCCTAAGGAGATGCTCACTATCGTGGACGCTCCGATCATTTTATACGTGGTGGAAGAGGCTGTCCAAGCGGGCATTGAAGATATCGTTCTTATTGCCGGTCGTGGAAAACATGCGATTGAAGATTTTTTTGATACTTCTTATGAGCTTGAAGACAAACTTGCGAAAGACGGCAAAGAAAAACTTCTTGAGCGTGTTACAAAAATTCGTGAAAAAGCCAACATCATCAGCATTCGCCAAAAACAGGCGATGGGCTTGGGTCACGCCGTTCTGTGTGGTCTTCCCATTATTGGGAAAGAACCTTTTGCCGTTCTTCTAGGCGATGAAATCACAATGGGTTTTCATGGTGAACCGAATGTGACTTCTCAACTTGTCAGTTCTTTTGAAGAAACCGGCACTTCGACAATCTCTGTGATGAAAGTTTCTGAAAAAGATGTTTCCAAATACGGAATTGCAGAAGTTGAAGAAAACCCAAAAGGGTTTTTCAAAGTCACATCTTTGATTGAAAAACCAAAGCCAACGGAGACAAAAAGCCGTTGGGCTTTGCCAGGTCGCTATGCTTTCGACAATAGCATCATGGATATCCTTCATTCAGCGAAACCGACATTGAATGGAGAAATTCAACTAACGGACAGTATGAAAGTTCTTTGTCAGTCCAAAGGGCTGAATGCGATGACTTTCACTGCAAAACGCTATGATGCCGGTGATAAAATCGGTTATCTTCAAGCCAACATCGAACTGGCATTGCAAAATCCAGAGTTGGGTGCGGATCTTAAAAACTACATCTTGCACTTGGCGCAGAATCTGAAATAG
- a CDS encoding M23 family metallopeptidase → MTFHLASIVSAFLLAFTSYQSVQAGANTFTAKPVRLGDNLLSILRQQGFSEKQREQVLASDKGLRNLFLTLDTRYLVRKAGNEVELRMFDSQTSAAFRILKKGTNVQAGAYKPNYKTTYARVDGRVYGSLLGSVLAKINSNWVATRFMDAYVFDMASSRDVTRGARFWFTVEKKYEAGQFVKYGEVLQTSLEINGSPVQKKFVRYKDGGVFFSAQDLIEDRPFFAPVEYIKVASRFKPNRLHPITGRLQPHLGIDFELPVGEPVFAPRKGTVVRYGHNHAAGNYIVLLHSNGMETAYNHLYRIDKKIRQGLKVNVGEKIAEVGCTGYCTRAHLHFAVKKKGRMVDPIKYIKSYPPQMERLLEERVASN, encoded by the coding sequence ATGACTTTTCACCTCGCAAGTATCGTGAGTGCGTTTCTTTTAGCATTCACATCCTACCAATCGGTCCAGGCCGGAGCCAACACTTTTACTGCTAAACCTGTGCGTCTTGGCGACAATCTTCTTTCTATTTTACGCCAACAAGGATTCTCGGAAAAACAACGCGAACAAGTTCTCGCTTCCGATAAAGGCCTTCGCAATTTATTTCTCACTCTCGATACTCGATATCTTGTTAGAAAAGCCGGAAATGAAGTTGAGCTTCGCATGTTTGATTCGCAAACTTCAGCAGCCTTTCGCATTCTCAAAAAAGGAACGAACGTTCAAGCAGGCGCTTACAAACCAAATTATAAAACAACTTATGCTCGCGTTGACGGTCGCGTGTATGGTTCTCTTCTGGGCAGTGTGCTTGCGAAAATCAACAGCAATTGGGTTGCGACTCGGTTTATGGATGCCTACGTTTTTGATATGGCTTCATCACGTGATGTGACTCGCGGCGCACGCTTTTGGTTTACGGTGGAAAAGAAATATGAAGCCGGTCAGTTTGTAAAATACGGTGAGGTTCTGCAGACTTCGCTAGAGATCAATGGTTCACCTGTTCAGAAAAAGTTTGTGCGTTACAAAGACGGCGGCGTCTTTTTTAGTGCTCAGGATTTGATTGAAGATCGTCCTTTTTTTGCACCGGTTGAATATATCAAGGTGGCAAGTCGTTTTAAACCCAATCGTCTTCACCCGATCACGGGCCGCTTGCAACCGCATTTAGGAATTGATTTTGAGTTGCCAGTGGGTGAACCCGTTTTTGCTCCTCGAAAAGGAACTGTGGTGCGCTATGGGCATAATCACGCCGCCGGAAACTATATCGTGCTTTTACATTCCAACGGCATGGAGACGGCTTACAATCACCTTTACCGCATCGATAAAAAAATCCGTCAGGGTCTGAAGGTCAATGTCGGGGAAAAAATCGCGGAAGTCGGTTGCACGGGTTACTGCACGCGAGCGCATTTGCATTTCGCCGTAAAGAAAAAGGGCCGAATGGTCGACCCTATTAAATACATCAAATCTTATCCGCCACAGATGGAGCGCCTCTTAGAGGAGCGCGTGGCTAGTAACTAA